A region of Malaclemys terrapin pileata isolate rMalTer1 chromosome 5, rMalTer1.hap1, whole genome shotgun sequence DNA encodes the following proteins:
- the C5H4orf19 gene encoding uncharacterized protein C4orf19 homolog, translating into MGCRCCKMIQSYIFAPEDVQSSRYPNEVNSYKPDKQDSNKFKGDQNSETPVHKNELQNDELKRTENKNKFNSTKEAFRNHRGTALGEEGLGNCVGKFDNAHSGVNSCSGTHPLPNHNTNRTKETITHGNSSQSASSSLSNRTRDLCTSGLSLPNESGKECDPETGDHKKPESEEPECSLDENSQSAGENSSLTESAILDTQNDAIQLPDLDYLPHGSQTRIYHAPEKDSFSDNYTHSDQNAESIVINKGEDPGLSLPLHMKENYDSVEEALKTESVNVCVKEDMPDGIASEGLITKAQEEEHINHKEINGKIEEEEEDAEVAEALAALEAATAGEDYEEDEEY; encoded by the exons ATGGGGTGCAGGTGCTGTAAAATGATACAAAG CTATATCTTTGCTCCAGAAGATGTACAATCCTCAAGATACCCCAATGAAGTAAACAGTTACAAACCAGACAAGCAAGACAGCAATAAATTCAAAGGCGATCAGAACAGTGAAACTCCGGTGCATAAAAATGAACTGCAAAATGATGAATTaaagagaacagaaaataaaaacaagttcaATAGCACAAAAGAGGCCTTCCGGAACCACAGAGGAACTGCTCTTGGCGAGGAAGGGCTAGGAAACTGTGTTGGAAAGTTTGACAATGCTCACAGTGGTGTCAATTCCTGTAGTGGTACGCATCCCCTTCCTAATCACAACACAAACCGAACCAAAGAAACCATCACACATGGAAATTCCAGCCAGTCAGCAAGTTCTTCTTTATCCAACAGGACAAGAGACCTCTGCACCAGTGGACTCTCTTTACCAAATGAATCTGGCAAAGAATGTGACCCAGAAACAGGCGATCACAAAAAGCCGGAGTCAGAAGAGCCAGAATGTTCTCTAGATGAGAACTCACAGTCTGCAGGAGAAAACAGCTCTCTCACAGAAAGTGCAATACTGGACACACAAAACGATGCCATCCAATTACCAGACCTGGATTACCTCCCACATGGTAGCCAAACCAGAATCTATCATGCTCCTGAAAAGGATAGTTTTTCAGACAATTACACACATTCAGACCAAAATGCAGAGTCTATAGTGATAAATAAGGGTGAGGACCCTGGCCTAAGCCTGCCTTTGCACATGAAGGAAAATTATGATTCAGTGGAGGAAGCTCTTAAAACTGAGTCTGTAAATGTGTGTGTCAAAGAGGACATGCCTGATGGTATTGCATCTGAGGGCCTCATAACAAAAGCACAAGAGGAAGAGCACATTAACCATAAAGAAATTAATGGAAaaattgaggaggaggaggaggacgcagaggtggcagaagctcttgcagcgctggaaGCTGCAACTGCAGGGGAAGATTATGAAGAGGATGAGGAGTATTAG